In Antennarius striatus isolate MH-2024 chromosome 10, ASM4005453v1, whole genome shotgun sequence, one DNA window encodes the following:
- the LOC137602366 gene encoding long-chain-fatty-acid--CoA ligase 1-like isoform X7 — MFNHEFFQKLTLPDLNDVSQYISSVSTPLLFSIGAVTAATTYYLATRPKAIPFIYDLQMQSVEVSGVVSARRSVLLDGDDQLTHTYEDARTMYEFFLRGLRVSSNGPFLGSRKPKQPYEWMSYEEVKERAENLGSAFLHKGHSRTSDSHIGIFSQNRPEWNVTELACYTYSLVAVPLYDTLGLQAIQYIVDKASIKTVVCDVDDKVTLLLDCIKDKKHTLKTIVVMETPDAGLVSRGQEAGIHILSLQEMEAIGKAHHHQPMPPQPGDMAIICFTSGTTGNPKGAMLTHGNIVCNCSAFIKLTKVRCPLGVSDVHISFLPLAHMFERVVQGVMVVQGARIGFFQGDIRLLSDDLKMLKPTMFPVVPRLLNRMYDKIYGQANSPLKRWLLEFAYKRKEAELIKGIVRRDSIWDYLIFRKIQASLGGCVRILLTGAAPVSPTVLRFLRVALSCECYEGYGQTECTAGVTMTTPGDWTAGHVGAPLPCNMVKMVDVPEMNYLAVNGEGEVCAKGHNVFKGYLKDPENTANALDADGWVHTGDVGKWLPNGTLKIIDRKKHIFKLAQGEYIAPEKIENIYTSSEAVAQIFVHGDSLQACVVAVVVPDPDVLSDWAKRTLGLDGSYQELCGREEVKEAILEDMQKLGKERGLKSFEQVKAICIQTEPFSVQNGLLTPTLKSKRNEMRLHFSAQIAELYAAIIKV; from the exons ATGTTCAACCACGAGTTCTTTCAGAAGCTGACACTACCAGATCTAAATGATGTCAGTCAGTACATCAGCAGCGTCTCCACCCCTCTATTGTTCAGCATTGGAGCAGTGACCGCTGCAACCACCTACTACCTGGCAACGCGACCCAAAGCCATCCCGTTCATCTACGATCTCCAAATGCAGTCAGTGGAGGTGTCG GGTGTTGTGTCGGCTCGCCGATCAGTGCTACTGGATGGAGATGACCAATTGACACACACCTATGAGGACGCCAGGACAATGTACGAGTTCTTCCTCAGAGGGCTCAGGGTCTCCA GTAATGGTCCTTTTCTGGGCTCCAGAAAACCAAAGCAGCCCTATGAATGGATGTCCTACGAGGAG GTGAAGGAGCGAGCAGAGAATTTGGGTTCAGCATTTCTTCACAAAGGACACTCCAGAACTTCCGATTCCCACATTGGCATCTTCTCCCAGAACCGACCTGAG TGGAACGTGACTGAACTGGCCTGCTACACGTATTCTCTGGTGGCTGTCCCTCTGTACGATACGCTGGGACTGCAGGCCATCCAGTACATTGTGGACAAAG CTTCCATCAAGACGGTCGTCTGTGATGTTGACGACAAAGTCACCTTGCTGCTGGACTGCATCAAGGACAAGAAGCACACTCTGAAAACCATTGTTGTCATGGAGACCCCTGATGCAGGCCTGGTCAGCAGAGGTCAAGAGGCTGGGATCCACATCCTCAGTCTGCAGGAGATGGAG GCAATCGGGAAGGCCCACCATCACCAACCAATG CCTCCACAACCTGGGGACATGGCTATTATCTGCTTCACCAGTGGGACTACAG GAAACCCAAAGGGAGCCATGCTGACTCATGGGAATATTGTGTGCAACTGCTCAGCCTTCATCAAATTAACAAAG GTTCGCTGTCCACTGGGTGTCAGCGACGTCCATATTTCCTTCCTGCCCTTGGCCCATATGTTCGAGAGAGTTGTTCAG GGAGTGATGGTTGTCCAGGGAGCCAGGATCGGCTTTTTCCAAGGGGATATTCGTTTACTGTCAGATGATTTGAAGATGCTGAAACCCACAATGTTTCCTGTGGTTCCTCGACTCCTGAACAGAATGTATGACAAG ATCTACGGTCAGGCCAACAGCCCCCTGAAGCGCTGGCTGCTGGAGTTTGCCTACAAGAGGAAGGAGGCAGAACTAATAAAAGGCATCGTGAGAAGAGACAGTATCTGGGATTACCTCATCTTCAGAAAGATCCAG GCCAGCCTCGGAGGTTGTGTTCGCATCCTGCTGACTGGAGCTGCTCCAGTCTCTCCCACGGTTCTCAGGTTCTTGAGAGTCGCCCTCAGCTGTGAG TGCTATGAAGGTTAtggacaaacagagtgcactgCTGGAGTCACAATGACCACACCTGGGGACTGGACAGCAG GTCACGTTGGAGCTCCTTTGCCCTGTAACATGGTCAAAATGGTGGACGTCCCTGAGATGAACTATCTGGCTGTAAACGGAGAAGGAGAG gtgtgtgCAAAAGGTCATAATGTGTTCAAGGGCTACCTGAAGGACCCGGAGAATACCGCAAACGCACTTGATGCAGATGGATGGGTTCACACTGGAGATGTTGGAAAATGGCTTCCA AATGGCACACTGAAGATCATAGACAGGAAGAAGCACATCTTTAAGCTGGCACAGGGGGAGTACATTGCTCCAGAGAAGATCGAGAACATTTACACCAGCAGCGAGGCAGTGGCTCAGATATTTGTGCATGGAGACAGTCTGCAG GCCTGTGTGGTAGCAGTGGTGGTTCCTGACCCCGACGTCCTGTCTGACTGGGCAAAGAGGACCCTGGGATTGGATGGCAGCTACCAGGAGCTGTGTGGAAGAGAG gaagtgaaggaagcCATTTTAGAGGACATGCAGAAACTAGGCAAGGAAAGAGGCCTCAAGTCCTTTGAGCAG GTGAAGGCCATCTGCATCCAAACTGAACCATTCTCAGTCCAGAATGGCCTCCTCACGCCAACGCTGAAGTCCAAGAGAAATGAAATGCGACTACACTTCAGCGCTCAGATAGCTGAGCTGTAT